The proteins below come from a single Streptomyces sp. M92 genomic window:
- a CDS encoding DJ-1/PfpI family protein encodes MHAQIVLFDGFDPLDAVAPFEVLCAGATAAPGAVSVELVSAEGPREVVSGTNGLALRATAALDPGRAGLIVLPGAAGRVGEPGETPGEDTAAGDATIPVLLGRTLATELPALLTAAMENPEVTVAAVCGGSLVPAMAGLLEGRHATTHHMGLDLLDATGVHAVNARVVDDGDLVTGAGVTSGLDLGLYLLEREVGPRIAHAVEELFAHERRGTVWKAEGPVPVGF; translated from the coding sequence ATGCACGCCCAGATCGTTCTGTTCGACGGTTTTGATCCGCTCGATGCCGTCGCCCCCTTCGAGGTGCTGTGTGCCGGCGCTACCGCCGCACCCGGTGCGGTGAGTGTGGAGCTGGTGTCCGCCGAGGGGCCGCGGGAGGTGGTCAGCGGTACGAACGGGCTGGCGTTGCGGGCCACGGCCGCGCTCGATCCCGGGCGTGCGGGGCTGATCGTGCTGCCCGGGGCGGCGGGTCGTGTCGGGGAGCCCGGCGAGACCCCGGGCGAGGACACGGCGGCGGGCGACGCGACGATCCCCGTGCTGCTGGGCCGCACCCTCGCCACCGAGTTGCCCGCACTGCTGACGGCGGCGATGGAGAATCCCGAGGTCACCGTCGCCGCCGTGTGCGGAGGGTCGCTCGTGCCGGCCATGGCCGGACTGCTGGAGGGGCGTCACGCCACCACCCACCACATGGGCCTCGACCTGCTCGACGCCACCGGCGTCCACGCGGTGAACGCCCGTGTCGTCGACGACGGCGACCTCGTCACCGGCGCCGGTGTCACCTCGGGGCTCGACCTGGGCCTGTACCTGTTGGAGCGCGAGGTGGGCCCGCGGATCGCCCACGCCGTCGAGGAACTGTTCGCCCACGAGCGCCGCGGCACCGTGTGGAAGGCCGAGGGACCCGTGCCCGTCGGGTTCTGA
- a CDS encoding IS481 family transposase, translated as MSVVEQRYQAVLAVLAGATVTEVAASLGVSRQTVSGWKTRYQASGLAGLADRSRRPSSCPHQASAEVEAAVCELRREHPRWGPRRIAFVLERSGNVTPVPSRMTVYRILVRHGLVEPGVRRRKRSDYKRWQRDRPMQLWQMDIVGGVMLVDPVTGELSEAKVVTGVDDHSRYCVIASVVERATGRAVCSAFAGALEEFGVPEEVLTDNGKQFTDRFGHGGEVLFDRICRENGIAHRLTQPASPTTTGKVERFHQTLRRELLDDCPAFESVEEAQAVLDAWVREYNSVRPHQALDMQSPADRFAPVPEEERAVLGLRVPGVLGRVPQQRTPAADRAPVEAEPAPVPVPGVMRVDEAGAVEFERVVPASGNLQVAGKQFWLGPSRAGLTVTFWADTQVIHVLIAGARIKTVRSHLSVVDLGRLAARGGRAAGPPPLPAGDSDGAAFEVDRVVNNSGLVGLGGHQVLAAEILGGRQVGVRIDDETLSFFDPSSRELLRVRPNPLTGEEVRRLRGLRPAGPLPRPRVEPVRVQRKVSAVGTVMVCRQTVSLGRPYAGQTVTVHVSDTTITVDLDGQIRVIRRTTDVPVRNVKANKPHKISDVV; from the coding sequence TTGTCGGTTGTCGAGCAGAGATACCAGGCTGTGCTTGCGGTGCTGGCGGGCGCGACGGTGACGGAGGTCGCCGCGTCGCTCGGGGTGTCCAGGCAGACGGTCAGCGGGTGGAAGACCCGGTATCAGGCCTCGGGCCTGGCTGGGTTGGCTGACCGTTCGCGTAGGCCGTCGTCGTGTCCGCATCAGGCCTCTGCCGAGGTGGAGGCTGCCGTCTGTGAGCTGCGGCGGGAGCATCCCCGGTGGGGTCCGCGGCGGATCGCGTTCGTGCTGGAGCGGTCCGGGAACGTGACGCCGGTGCCGTCGCGGATGACCGTGTATCGGATTCTGGTCCGGCATGGGTTGGTGGAGCCGGGGGTTCGGCGCCGGAAGCGGTCGGATTACAAGCGTTGGCAGCGGGACCGTCCGATGCAGTTGTGGCAGATGGACATCGTGGGCGGGGTGATGCTCGTCGACCCGGTGACGGGTGAGTTGTCCGAGGCAAAGGTCGTGACCGGGGTGGATGACCATTCCCGGTACTGCGTGATCGCGTCGGTGGTGGAGCGGGCGACGGGCCGGGCGGTCTGTTCGGCGTTCGCCGGGGCGTTGGAGGAGTTCGGGGTGCCGGAGGAGGTGCTGACCGACAACGGCAAGCAGTTCACCGACCGGTTCGGGCACGGGGGTGAGGTGCTGTTCGACCGGATCTGCCGGGAGAACGGGATCGCGCACCGGTTGACCCAGCCGGCCTCGCCGACCACGACGGGCAAGGTCGAGCGTTTCCATCAGACGCTGCGGCGTGAACTCCTGGATGACTGCCCGGCTTTCGAGAGTGTCGAAGAGGCCCAGGCGGTGCTGGACGCGTGGGTTCGGGAGTACAACTCGGTGCGGCCGCATCAGGCCCTGGACATGCAGTCTCCTGCTGACCGGTTCGCCCCGGTGCCCGAGGAGGAGCGGGCCGTGCTGGGGCTGCGGGTGCCTGGGGTGCTGGGGCGGGTGCCGCAGCAGCGGACGCCGGCCGCGGACCGGGCTCCGGTCGAGGCCGAGCCTGCCCCTGTCCCCGTTCCCGGCGTGATGCGGGTGGATGAGGCAGGGGCGGTGGAGTTCGAGCGGGTGGTGCCGGCGAGTGGGAATCTGCAGGTCGCGGGCAAGCAGTTCTGGCTGGGTCCGTCGCGGGCGGGGCTGACGGTGACGTTCTGGGCGGACACGCAAGTGATCCATGTGCTGATCGCGGGGGCGCGGATCAAGACGGTGCGGTCGCATCTGTCGGTGGTGGATCTGGGGCGGCTGGCGGCCCGGGGCGGTCGTGCGGCCGGCCCTCCGCCGCTTCCCGCCGGTGACAGTGACGGGGCCGCGTTCGAGGTGGACCGGGTCGTGAACAACAGCGGCCTGGTGGGCCTGGGCGGCCACCAGGTGCTGGCGGCGGAGATCCTCGGCGGCCGCCAGGTGGGTGTCCGCATCGACGACGAGACGCTGTCGTTCTTCGATCCGTCCTCACGGGAACTGCTGCGAGTGCGGCCCAACCCGCTGACCGGCGAGGAAGTCCGCAGGCTGCGGGGTCTGCGGCCTGCCGGCCCGCTGCCCCGGCCCCGTGTCGAGCCGGTCCGGGTGCAGCGGAAGGTCAGCGCGGTGGGCACGGTCATGGTCTGCCGCCAGACCGTCTCCCTCGGCCGCCCCTACGCAGGCCAGACCGTGACCGTCCACGTCTCGGACACCACGATCACCGTCGACCTCGACGGCCAGATCCGAGTCATCCGGCGCACCACCGACGTCCCGGTCCGTAACGTGAAAGCCAACAAGCCCCACAAAATTTCCGATGTTGTCTAG
- the repSA gene encoding replication initiator protein RepSA has protein sequence MAHRAPTSHASLLDPTTLGDLLRVASAPDYTRWEDQIRRTGGCSDPIHLTGWTLHKDKTTGETLHHYTTAVEPGGRLRLACGNRRASRCPSCAWTYAGDTYHLIRAGLAGDDRRDVPTTVRDHPRVFATLTAPSFGPVHNRPDHGTCRCGTQHTPDAPELGTALDPATYDYAGAVLFNNHAGQLWQRFTTRLRRELAARAGLTRRELADRVRVSYGKVAEFQKRGALHFHAVIRLDGPDGPGTPPPDWATVGLLADAIHAAAAHSYTSVSLPAAGDQPARSFRWGTQLDVRPVQAFGDGSDITEQAVASYVAKYSTKAAENTGTLDRRNGELAELDRHHVPNHTRRLITACRDLDRLYPDRRLWAWAHMLGFRGHFSSKSRRFSTTLGALRQTRADYRAAQEHDALALDGREPETVLVLTDWQYAGHGHSPGESILAGTIARGLQTNRETSRDALAGLAADEGEW, from the coding sequence ATGGCGCACCGCGCCCCGACCTCGCATGCCTCGCTGCTCGACCCGACCACCCTCGGCGACCTCCTCCGCGTCGCCTCGGCCCCCGACTACACCCGCTGGGAAGACCAGATCCGCCGCACCGGCGGCTGCTCCGATCCCATCCACCTCACCGGCTGGACCCTCCACAAGGACAAGACCACCGGCGAAACCCTGCACCACTACACGACCGCCGTAGAGCCCGGCGGACGCCTCCGCCTCGCCTGCGGCAACCGCCGAGCCTCCCGCTGCCCCTCCTGCGCCTGGACCTACGCGGGCGACACCTACCACCTCATCCGCGCGGGCCTGGCCGGAGACGACCGCCGAGACGTTCCCACCACGGTCCGGGATCACCCGCGCGTGTTCGCCACGCTCACCGCGCCCTCCTTCGGCCCGGTCCACAACCGCCCCGACCACGGCACCTGCCGTTGCGGCACCCAACACACCCCGGACGCCCCGGAACTGGGCACCGCCCTCGACCCGGCGACGTACGACTACGCGGGCGCCGTTCTGTTCAACAACCACGCCGGACAGCTCTGGCAGCGCTTCACCACCCGCCTGCGCCGCGAACTCGCCGCCCGCGCCGGCCTCACCCGCCGCGAACTCGCCGACCGCGTCCGTGTCTCCTACGGCAAGGTTGCCGAGTTTCAGAAGCGTGGTGCCCTGCACTTCCATGCCGTGATCCGGCTCGACGGACCGGACGGACCAGGAACGCCCCCGCCTGACTGGGCAACGGTCGGTCTCCTCGCAGACGCCATCCATGCTGCTGCCGCGCACTCCTACACGTCCGTGTCCCTCCCGGCCGCCGGGGACCAACCGGCCCGGTCCTTCCGTTGGGGCACACAGCTCGACGTGCGCCCGGTGCAGGCCTTCGGCGACGGCTCCGACATCACCGAACAGGCCGTCGCCTCCTACGTCGCCAAGTACTCCACCAAAGCCGCCGAAAACACCGGCACGCTTGACCGCCGCAACGGCGAACTCGCCGAACTCGACCGCCACCACGTCCCCAACCACACCCGCCGACTCATCACCGCATGCCGCGACCTGGACCGCCTCTACCCGGACCGGCGCCTCTGGGCCTGGGCTCACATGCTCGGCTTCCGCGGCCACTTCTCCTCCAAATCCCGCCGCTTCTCCACCACCCTCGGCGCCCTGCGCCAGACACGCGCCGACTACCGCGCCGCCCAGGAACACGACGCCCTCGCCCTGGACGGCCGCGAGCCGGAAACCGTCCTCGTCCTCACCGACTGGCAGTACGCCGGACACGGCCACAGCCCGGGTGAATCCATCCTCGCCGGCACCATCGCGCGCGGGCTCCAGACCAATCGTGAAACTTCCCGCGACGCGTTGGCCGGACTGGCCGCAGACGAGGGGGAGTGGTGA
- a CDS encoding DUF2637 domain-containing protein — MARPALRIDAVLVQAVIAGALSFAHLHDLAAAAGQTGWKAWAYPVSVDLLMVAAWRRLRADGPSRLAWCWFFIALVASLGANVATAGLLDLGDVPPWLRILVAAWPALAFMGGTLLAHSPADSAPDPPAPSVPAPDPVPETAAAEPGLAPEPPVAPQIEEAPALPTTVAVPAALVDHARKVADDHHARTGVRIDTDTLRARLGVPPHLADAIAAQLG; from the coding sequence ATGGCCCGCCCCGCTCTCCGTATCGACGCCGTACTTGTCCAGGCCGTCATCGCCGGGGCGCTGTCCTTCGCCCACCTCCACGACCTCGCCGCCGCTGCCGGACAGACCGGCTGGAAGGCCTGGGCCTATCCCGTCTCGGTCGATCTGCTCATGGTCGCCGCCTGGCGTCGGCTGCGGGCTGATGGGCCGTCCCGGCTGGCCTGGTGCTGGTTCTTCATCGCCCTGGTCGCCTCGCTCGGCGCCAACGTCGCCACCGCCGGGCTCCTCGACCTGGGCGACGTCCCGCCTTGGCTACGCATCCTCGTCGCGGCCTGGCCCGCCCTGGCCTTCATGGGCGGAACCCTCCTCGCCCACTCGCCCGCGGACTCGGCCCCGGATCCGCCGGCACCCTCCGTCCCGGCTCCGGACCCCGTGCCCGAAACGGCTGCCGCTGAGCCGGGCCTGGCGCCTGAACCCCCCGTCGCTCCGCAGATCGAGGAAGCCCCTGCTCTGCCCACGACCGTGGCGGTCCCGGCCGCGCTCGTGGACCACGCCCGCAAAGTCGCCGACGACCACCATGCCCGCACCGGTGTCCGGATCGACACCGACACCCTCCGCGCCCGCCTCGGCGTCCCGCCTCACCTCGCCGATGCCATCGCTGCACAGCTCGGATGA
- a CDS encoding FtsK/SpoIIIE domain-containing protein encodes MTWPTVLLLVVVAAAGLLRWRRPAWYWMTFGVTFAVVRVLVRYASVMEACGLTVPPSRWRLMLARMANRPAPESRAPRILRLRPTHTGLVLRLKLRPGQDAFDVAAASDRLRHSFGMYGVTSRELRSGVVEIRMTGYDVLKRVQMPAKTDTRPMRVPVALREDGSVHYRDYRAVPHGLTLGATESGKSVYQRNLVAGLAPHHVALVGIDCKQGVELFPLARRFSALADNPDTALELLEALVAHMQDVYQLIRAEQRISVAVPDAEIAADIWDLPEDLRPVPVVVLVDEVAELALFASKEEEKRRDRIITALVRLAQLGRAAGVYLEICGQRFGSELGKGITMLRAQLTGRTAHRVNDETSANMAFGDIAPDAVLAAIQIPAETRGIAIAGDSTGGWHRIRAPHTTLRQAVNVCNKHADRTPVLPALAPFRPAVAALPSAHVPLSKTAPATA; translated from the coding sequence ATGACGTGGCCGACGGTCTTACTGCTGGTGGTCGTCGCCGCTGCGGGGCTCCTGCGGTGGCGGCGTCCCGCCTGGTACTGGATGACCTTCGGGGTCACCTTCGCTGTCGTGCGCGTCCTGGTCCGCTACGCCTCCGTCATGGAGGCCTGCGGGCTGACGGTCCCGCCCTCGCGCTGGCGCCTCATGCTGGCCCGGATGGCCAACCGCCCGGCACCGGAATCGCGCGCGCCACGCATTCTGCGGCTGCGGCCCACCCACACCGGCCTGGTCCTCCGGCTCAAACTCCGCCCGGGACAGGACGCCTTCGACGTCGCCGCCGCCTCTGACCGGCTGCGCCACTCCTTCGGGATGTACGGCGTCACCTCCCGTGAGCTGCGCTCCGGTGTGGTCGAGATCCGGATGACCGGCTACGACGTGCTCAAGCGGGTGCAGATGCCGGCCAAGACCGACACCCGACCGATGCGCGTCCCGGTCGCGCTGCGGGAGGACGGCTCGGTGCACTACCGCGACTACCGCGCCGTCCCGCACGGTCTGACCCTCGGGGCCACGGAATCCGGCAAGTCCGTCTACCAACGCAACCTCGTCGCCGGGCTCGCCCCGCACCACGTTGCGCTGGTCGGCATCGACTGCAAGCAAGGGGTCGAGCTGTTCCCGCTGGCCCGCCGGTTCTCCGCGCTCGCCGACAACCCGGATACCGCGCTGGAGCTGCTGGAGGCGCTGGTGGCCCACATGCAGGACGTGTATCAGCTCATCCGCGCCGAGCAGCGGATCAGCGTCGCCGTGCCGGATGCGGAGATCGCCGCCGACATCTGGGACCTGCCTGAGGACCTGCGGCCGGTGCCGGTCGTCGTCCTGGTCGACGAGGTCGCCGAACTCGCTCTCTTCGCCAGCAAGGAGGAAGAGAAGCGCCGGGACCGGATCATCACCGCCCTGGTCCGCCTCGCCCAGCTCGGCCGCGCGGCCGGCGTCTACCTGGAGATCTGCGGGCAGCGCTTCGGCTCCGAACTCGGCAAGGGCATCACCATGCTCCGCGCCCAGCTCACCGGCCGCACCGCCCACCGCGTCAACGACGAGACATCCGCGAACATGGCCTTCGGCGACATCGCCCCGGACGCCGTCCTCGCCGCCATTCAGATCCCAGCCGAAACGCGCGGAATCGCCATCGCCGGGGACTCCACCGGCGGCTGGCACCGCATCCGCGCCCCGCACACCACGCTGCGCCAGGCCGTGAACGTCTGCAACAAGCACGCCGACCGCACCCCTGTGCTGCCCGCCCTCGCGCCCTTCCGGCCCGCGGTCGCTGCGCTGCCCTCGGCCCACGTGCCGCTGTCCAAGACAGCGCCCGCCACCGCCTGA
- a CDS encoding tyrosine-type recombinase/integrase, which produces MAGKRKSRRGFGRVRKLPSGRFQARYPGPDGVLRPADRTFATTTDADRWLMRKRIEIEEGRWLDPAEGQTSVRDWAARWLAAVSPQLKHKTQASYRSLINSLINPALGDRELSSLRPITVTEWVGAMRTKGLSASRIRQAYRVLSQIMRSAVDNDMIPQTPCRGVRLPRMPQTEPHILTPLEASRIVKGATKPHDLLIALLAYAGLRVGEAFALRRVDIDVSEGFVLVDENLAEANGTLVFDTPKSHQKRLLRVGPSLAKRLGRHLETLPGGDDALLFTTPGGKPLRYNQWRKAYFDPAVAAAGLTDVTPHDLRASHGTWVADRYGVMTAAHRLGHSNASVTTRHYARPVAGRDDQVAEAADTWLSGHDAAPTRDGASQSQL; this is translated from the coding sequence ATGGCTGGCAAGCGCAAGTCCCGCCGGGGCTTCGGCCGTGTCCGCAAGCTGCCGTCCGGCCGGTTCCAAGCTCGCTATCCGGGACCTGATGGTGTCCTGCGTCCTGCGGACCGGACGTTCGCCACGACTACGGACGCCGACCGTTGGCTCATGCGGAAGCGCATCGAGATCGAAGAGGGGCGCTGGCTCGACCCGGCCGAGGGACAGACGTCCGTACGCGACTGGGCGGCACGCTGGCTCGCGGCCGTGTCGCCTCAGCTCAAGCACAAGACTCAGGCGTCATACCGGTCTCTGATCAACTCGTTGATCAATCCGGCACTTGGTGATCGTGAACTCTCCAGCCTTCGGCCCATCACGGTCACCGAGTGGGTGGGGGCGATGCGGACCAAGGGGCTCAGTGCGTCGCGCATCCGGCAGGCGTATCGGGTGCTGTCGCAGATCATGCGTTCTGCCGTCGACAACGACATGATCCCGCAGACACCGTGCAGGGGCGTGAGGCTGCCTCGGATGCCGCAGACCGAGCCGCACATCCTCACGCCGCTGGAAGCGTCGCGGATCGTCAAGGGCGCGACCAAGCCGCATGACTTGTTGATCGCTCTCCTTGCGTACGCAGGCCTTCGTGTCGGCGAGGCGTTCGCCCTGCGGCGCGTGGACATCGACGTGTCCGAGGGCTTCGTCCTGGTCGACGAGAACCTGGCCGAGGCGAACGGCACGCTGGTCTTCGACACTCCCAAGTCGCATCAGAAGCGACTGCTCCGCGTGGGCCCGTCCCTTGCCAAGCGGCTCGGCCGGCACTTGGAGACTCTGCCCGGAGGGGATGACGCGCTCCTCTTCACGACCCCCGGCGGCAAGCCCTTGCGCTACAACCAGTGGCGCAAGGCGTACTTCGACCCCGCCGTGGCTGCCGCCGGACTGACTGACGTCACTCCACACGATCTGCGTGCCTCACACGGCACGTGGGTCGCGGACCGGTACGGCGTGATGACCGCAGCCCATCGGCTCGGCCACTCGAATGCCAGCGTCACTACCCGTCACTACGCTCGGCCAGTCGCCGGTCGAGACGACCAGGTTGCTGAAGCAGCGGACACGTGGCTCAGCGGCCACGATGCCGCTCCCACGCGCGATGGTGCATCGCAGTCACAGCTTTGA
- a CDS encoding helix-turn-helix domain-containing protein has product MVTVDRLLTVDQVAERLGTGVRFPRRLIEERRITFVKVGRHVRIPETAVEAYVSANTVEPILLRPTGLRRAA; this is encoded by the coding sequence GTGGTGACTGTGGACCGGCTTCTCACCGTGGACCAGGTCGCCGAACGCCTTGGTACCGGGGTCCGCTTTCCTCGACGCCTCATTGAGGAGCGCCGCATCACCTTCGTGAAGGTCGGCCGGCACGTCCGTATCCCTGAAACCGCCGTAGAGGCGTATGTGAGCGCCAACACCGTGGAACCGATCCTCCTGCGGCCCACGGGACTCAGGAGGGCTGCCTGA
- a CDS encoding GntR family transcriptional regulator: MGTAVEGGRSGPRYVQIADEIVQQIRAGVLKPGDMVPSESELVDRYGVSGGTIRKAMVEVRASGLVETRHGKGSIVKDRPPVRHRSSDRFRRSLRQGGKAAYLAESAQSGATAKVSVLYIGPIEAPADAARRLGVPAGTQVLARRRLYFRNGTPVETASSYLPWDVVKDIPELFAENPGGGGIYARLEDHGHEFAEFVETLQARPASKAEASELALSPGAPVVHLIREARTTAGVVVEVCDTLMAADQFVLEYRIPAAD; the protein is encoded by the coding sequence ATGGGAACTGCGGTAGAGGGGGGCAGGTCCGGGCCTCGGTACGTGCAGATCGCGGACGAGATCGTGCAGCAGATCCGGGCGGGTGTGCTCAAGCCCGGGGACATGGTGCCGAGTGAATCGGAGCTGGTGGACCGCTACGGCGTGTCCGGCGGCACGATCCGCAAGGCCATGGTCGAGGTGCGGGCGAGCGGGCTCGTCGAGACCCGGCACGGCAAGGGGTCGATCGTGAAGGACCGGCCGCCGGTGCGGCACCGTTCCTCCGACCGCTTCCGGCGCTCGCTCCGCCAGGGTGGCAAGGCCGCGTACCTCGCGGAGTCTGCGCAGTCCGGTGCCACGGCCAAGGTGAGCGTCCTCTACATCGGGCCCATAGAAGCCCCTGCGGATGCCGCCCGGCGACTCGGCGTTCCCGCCGGTACTCAGGTGCTTGCCCGGCGGCGCCTCTACTTCCGCAACGGCACCCCGGTCGAGACCGCCTCCTCCTACCTCCCGTGGGACGTCGTCAAGGACATCCCCGAGCTGTTCGCCGAGAACCCCGGCGGCGGTGGCATCTACGCCCGACTCGAAGACCACGGACACGAGTTCGCCGAGTTCGTCGAGACGCTGCAAGCGCGGCCGGCCTCCAAGGCGGAAGCCTCCGAGCTGGCGCTGAGTCCCGGTGCGCCGGTTGTTCACCTGATCCGGGAGGCCCGTACGACGGCCGGAGTCGTGGTGGAGGTCTGCGACACGCTCATGGCTGCTGACCAGTTCGTTCTCGAGTACCGGATCCCCGCCGCCGACTGA
- a CDS encoding NUDIX hydrolase gives MLLYMSQPQEATPPPLHSVSVAGVVVREDGRLLAIRRADNGTWELPGGVLELNETPEAGVAREVWEETGIHVEVDELTGVYKNTTRGIVALVFRCKPSGGTERTSSESTAVSWLTPDEVSDRMAEVYAIRLLDALDGAGPHVRSHDGKHLIPVGSQLMPDVRVSPDA, from the coding sequence ATGCTCCTGTACATGAGTCAACCACAGGAAGCAACGCCGCCGCCCCTGCACTCCGTATCCGTAGCCGGAGTCGTCGTGCGCGAAGACGGCCGCCTCCTGGCAATCCGCCGAGCCGACAACGGCACCTGGGAACTCCCCGGCGGCGTACTCGAACTCAACGAGACCCCCGAGGCCGGCGTAGCCCGCGAAGTCTGGGAAGAGACCGGCATCCACGTCGAAGTCGACGAACTAACCGGTGTCTACAAGAACACCACCCGAGGAATCGTCGCCCTCGTCTTCCGCTGCAAGCCCTCCGGCGGCACCGAACGCACCTCAAGTGAGTCCACAGCCGTCTCCTGGCTCACCCCCGACGAGGTCAGCGACCGCATGGCCGAGGTCTACGCCATCCGACTCCTGGACGCCCTAGACGGGGCTGGCCCTCACGTACGAAGCCACGACGGCAAGCACCTCATCCCTGTCGGGTCCCAGTTGATGCCTGACGTTCGGGTCTCACCTGATGCTTGA
- a CDS encoding SCO3933 family regulatory protein has protein sequence MRQIPVDTSAATVMVAKTPQPKVRDRRTGEIATDAETGAKLMTVDVMFAANDEVEILSVTVPETGISGDLTMGTPAALTGLVARPWENEFNGQKRHGIAFRAVAVTSLATTGTGSKAA, from the coding sequence GTGCGTCAGATTCCCGTCGACACCTCCGCCGCGACCGTGATGGTTGCCAAGACCCCGCAGCCCAAGGTGCGTGACCGCCGTACCGGTGAGATCGCGACCGACGCCGAGACCGGCGCGAAGCTCATGACCGTGGACGTGATGTTCGCGGCCAACGACGAAGTCGAGATCCTGTCCGTCACCGTCCCGGAGACCGGCATCTCCGGTGACCTGACCATGGGCACCCCGGCCGCGCTCACGGGGCTGGTCGCCCGGCCGTGGGAGAACGAGTTCAACGGCCAGAAGCGGCACGGCATCGCCTTCCGCGCGGTCGCCGTCACCTCGCTGGCCACCACGGGCACGGGCTCGAAGGCGGCCTGA
- a CDS encoding SpdD-like protein gives MLRPKIPTNPTPAGHLTPPVVVEPTAVVPSVQGPPPAPVAPAPTRPTVQLTPGTALALVGGATAVVLVVGAVLVSMLLAVAITGASLAVCALVIRSLVHADAKRR, from the coding sequence ATGCTCCGCCCGAAGATCCCGACCAATCCCACGCCCGCCGGCCACCTCACGCCGCCCGTGGTCGTGGAGCCGACCGCTGTCGTGCCGAGCGTGCAGGGTCCGCCTCCGGCTCCGGTCGCTCCCGCACCGACCCGGCCCACGGTGCAGCTCACCCCCGGCACCGCCCTCGCCCTCGTCGGCGGCGCAACGGCCGTCGTCCTGGTCGTCGGCGCCGTGCTCGTCTCCATGCTCCTGGCCGTCGCCATCACCGGCGCCTCGCTCGCCGTCTGCGCCCTGGTGATCCGCTCCCTAGTCCACGCCGACGCCAAACGACGCTGA
- a CDS encoding mobile element transfer protein has protein sequence MPARDFFHSVMRIGPVQIGTHRDRRGQTKHAAVCTNDRCGWSADYSSQSAAQLAARTHRCRVS, from the coding sequence ATGCCCGCCCGCGACTTCTTCCACTCCGTCATGCGGATCGGCCCCGTGCAGATCGGCACCCACCGCGACCGCCGGGGCCAGACCAAACACGCCGCCGTGTGCACCAACGACCGCTGCGGCTGGTCCGCCGACTACTCCAGCCAGTCCGCCGCCCAGCTCGCCGCCCGCACCCACCGCTGCCGCGTCAGCTAG
- a CDS encoding DnaB-like helicase N-terminal domain-containing protein produces MVELVVEQLAHRARPRLVAETEVNRFKALWDKAHASASTLTPPADESSPQAPSQRESPSASVPSTFLPGAFAVPRHQLIYQAITDLHRAGKPVGVPQVSAELERRGQLEFCGGEDYLFECVKSAIKGAYEAGMSLPEFAVFSAQKVRAAAKARAELATSVQKPGSDTDRTRRT; encoded by the coding sequence GTGGTCGAGTTGGTCGTTGAGCAGTTAGCTCACCGAGCTCGTCCTCGCCTTGTAGCCGAGACGGAAGTCAACCGCTTCAAGGCACTGTGGGACAAGGCGCATGCCTCAGCCTCTACCCTCACACCGCCAGCCGACGAGTCGAGCCCACAGGCGCCTAGTCAACGCGAGTCGCCATCCGCCTCAGTTCCGTCAACGTTCCTGCCTGGCGCTTTCGCTGTCCCCCGACACCAACTGATCTACCAAGCGATCACGGACCTGCACAGGGCGGGCAAGCCAGTCGGCGTTCCGCAGGTCTCCGCAGAGCTCGAACGACGCGGGCAGCTCGAATTCTGCGGAGGCGAGGACTATCTCTTCGAGTGCGTGAAGAGCGCAATTAAAGGTGCGTACGAAGCAGGAATGAGTCTGCCGGAGTTCGCTGTCTTCAGCGCGCAGAAGGTCCGCGCGGCGGCAAAGGCACGCGCGGAGCTGGCCACTTCGGTTCAGAAACCTGGCTCGGATACCGATCGGACGCGAAGAACGTAG